In Streptomyces sp. NBC_00704, a genomic segment contains:
- the eda gene encoding bifunctional 4-hydroxy-2-oxoglutarate aldolase/2-dehydro-3-deoxy-phosphogluconate aldolase, with the protein MTSAVPLPPPASVLDLAPAAVVPVVVVEDAADAVPLARALVAGGLPAIEVTLRTPAALDAIREMSGSVPGAVVGAGTVISPEQVTACARAGARFLVSPGWTDVLLTAMRACGLPFLPGVSTTSEVVALLERGVRDMKFFPAQAAGGTGYLRSLAGPLPQARFCPTGGIGPDNAPEYLALPNVRRVGGSWMVPAEAVAARDWSRIEGLARAASRLSAGGTCR; encoded by the coding sequence ATGACCTCAGCCGTGCCCCTGCCGCCGCCTGCCTCGGTGCTGGACCTCGCCCCGGCCGCGGTGGTGCCCGTGGTGGTCGTCGAGGACGCCGCCGACGCCGTGCCGCTGGCGCGGGCGCTGGTGGCGGGCGGTCTGCCCGCGATCGAGGTGACGCTGCGGACGCCGGCCGCGCTCGACGCGATCCGGGAGATGTCCGGGTCGGTCCCTGGCGCGGTGGTGGGGGCGGGGACGGTGATCTCGCCGGAGCAGGTGACGGCGTGCGCGCGGGCCGGGGCGCGCTTCCTGGTGAGCCCCGGCTGGACGGACGTCCTGCTGACGGCGATGCGCGCGTGCGGGCTGCCGTTCCTGCCCGGGGTGTCGACCACGTCGGAGGTCGTCGCCCTGCTGGAACGCGGCGTGCGGGACATGAAGTTCTTCCCGGCGCAGGCGGCGGGCGGGACCGGCTATCTGCGCTCGCTCGCCGGGCCGCTCCCGCAGGCCCGCTTCTGCCCCACGGGCGGCATCGGCCCCGACAACGCGCCCGAGTACCTCGCCCTGCCCAACGTCCGCCGGGTGGGCGGGAGTTGGATGGTCCCGGCGGAGGCGGTCGCGGCACGGGACTGGTCCCGGATCGAGGGCCTGGCGCGTGCCGCCTCCCGGCTCAGCGCAGGTGGGACGTGTCGTTGA
- a CDS encoding bifunctional RNase H/acid phosphatase, which translates to MREFIVEADGGSRGNPGPAGYGSVVIDAATGETLAERAEYIGVATNNVAEYRGLLAGLRAARELDPSARVRVRMDSKLVVEQMSGRWKIKHPDMKPLAAEAARVLPAAQVSYEWIPREQNKHADRLANEAMDAGKRGEQWDAGASRAALGARTAAAPPALEPSGPPGDAAAGAARAREALTRTRRAPAAAPRPAPSADAASDASSADAASDASSADAAAASDVRAAGTVAASTTTPGVSAATTSGVSAAATSGEAPGVSAAEAPTVGWGAAPDLGAPATFVLLRHGETPLTPQKRFSGSGGTDPSLSDVGREQAERVAAALARRGTVQHVLASPLARTRETAAVVAARLGLDVTVDDGLVETDFGAWEGLTFGEVRERYPDDLNAWLADPEAEPTGGGESFAATAVRIAAARDRLAAAYAGRTVLLVTHVTPIKTFVRLALGAPPASLFRMELSAASLSAVAYFADGNASVRLFNDTSHLR; encoded by the coding sequence GTGCGGGAGTTCATCGTCGAGGCGGACGGCGGGTCACGGGGCAACCCGGGGCCCGCGGGCTACGGCAGCGTGGTGATCGACGCGGCGACGGGGGAGACCCTGGCCGAGCGCGCCGAGTACATCGGCGTCGCCACCAACAACGTCGCCGAGTACCGGGGCCTGCTGGCCGGGCTGCGGGCCGCCCGTGAACTCGACCCGTCGGCGCGGGTGCGCGTGCGCATGGACTCCAAGCTGGTCGTCGAGCAGATGTCGGGCCGCTGGAAGATCAAGCACCCCGACATGAAACCGCTCGCCGCGGAGGCGGCCCGCGTGCTGCCGGCCGCGCAGGTCTCCTACGAGTGGATCCCGCGCGAACAGAACAAGCACGCCGACCGGCTGGCCAACGAGGCCATGGACGCGGGCAAGCGGGGCGAGCAGTGGGACGCCGGCGCGTCGAGGGCCGCGCTCGGCGCCCGGACCGCCGCGGCCCCGCCCGCTCTCGAGCCGTCAGGGCCGCCCGGCGACGCCGCCGCGGGCGCGGCCAGGGCCCGCGAGGCGCTGACCCGGACCCGCCGCGCCCCCGCCGCCGCGCCCCGGCCCGCCCCCTCCGCCGACGCCGCCTCCGACGCTTCCTCCGCCGACGCCGCCTCCGACGCTTCCTCCGCCGACGCTGCCGCCGCATCCGACGTCCGCGCCGCCGGTACCGTCGCCGCGTCCACCACCACGCCCGGTGTCTCCGCCGCCACCACGTCCGGCGTCTCCGCCGCCGCCACGTCCGGCGAGGCGCCCGGCGTCTCCGCCGCCGAGGCGCCCACCGTCGGCTGGGGCGCGGCACCCGACCTCGGGGCGCCCGCGACCTTCGTCCTCCTGCGGCACGGCGAGACGCCGCTCACCCCGCAGAAGCGGTTCTCCGGCAGCGGCGGCACGGATCCCTCGCTCTCGGACGTCGGCCGGGAGCAGGCCGAGCGGGTCGCCGCCGCACTCGCCCGCCGGGGCACCGTGCAGCACGTCCTCGCCTCCCCGCTGGCCCGCACGCGGGAGACCGCCGCCGTGGTCGCGGCCCGTCTGGGGCTGGACGTCACCGTCGACGACGGGCTGGTCGAGACGGACTTCGGCGCCTGGGAGGGACTGACCTTCGGCGAGGTCCGCGAGCGCTACCCCGACGACCTGAACGCCTGGCTGGCCGACCCGGAGGCCGAGCCGACCGGCGGCGGCGAGAGCTTCGCGGCGACCGCCGTGCGCATCGCGGCCGCCCGCGACAGACTGGCCGCGGCCTACGCGGGCCGCACGGTCCTGCTGGTCACCCACGTGACCCCGATCAAGACGTTCGTCCGCCTCGCCCTTGGCGCCCCGCCCGCGTCCCTGTTCCGCATGGAGCTGTCGGCCGCGTCGCTGTCGGCGGTGGCCTACTTCGCGGACGGCAACGCCAGCGTCCGCCTGTTCAACGACACGTCCCACCTGCGCTGA
- a CDS encoding zinc ribbon domain-containing protein — protein MNAEPADQIRLLDVQALDVRLQQLAHKRRSLPEHAEIESLTKDLTQLRDLLVAAQTEEGDTAREQTKAEQDVDQVRQRAARDQQRLDSGAVTSPKDLENLQREIVSLAKRQGDLEDVVLEVMERRESAQERVAELTERVGSVQGKIDDATARRDAAVEQLDGEAATVTKDREVIAATVPADLLKLYDKLREQQGGIGAAKLYQRTCQGCRQELAITDINDIRSAPPTTVVRCENCRRILVRTSESGL, from the coding sequence CTGAACGCCGAGCCCGCCGACCAGATCCGACTCCTCGACGTCCAGGCCCTCGACGTCCGTCTGCAGCAGCTCGCGCACAAGCGCAGGTCCCTGCCCGAGCACGCCGAGATCGAGTCGCTGACCAAGGACCTCACGCAGCTGCGCGACCTCCTCGTCGCCGCGCAGACCGAGGAGGGCGACACCGCCCGCGAGCAGACCAAGGCCGAGCAGGACGTCGACCAGGTGCGCCAGCGTGCCGCCCGCGACCAGCAGCGGCTGGACTCCGGCGCCGTCACCTCCCCCAAGGACCTGGAGAACCTCCAGAGGGAGATCGTCTCCCTCGCCAAGCGCCAGGGGGACCTCGAGGACGTCGTCCTGGAGGTCATGGAGCGCCGCGAGAGCGCCCAGGAGCGGGTCGCCGAGCTGACCGAGCGGGTCGGCTCCGTCCAGGGGAAGATCGACGACGCCACCGCGCGCCGGGACGCGGCCGTCGAGCAGCTCGACGGCGAGGCGGCCACCGTGACGAAGGACCGCGAGGTCATCGCCGCGACCGTCCCCGCCGACCTGCTCAAGCTCTACGACAAGCTGCGCGAGCAGCAGGGCGGCATCGGCGCGGCCAAGCTCTACCAGCGCACCTGCCAGGGCTGCCGCCAGGAGCTGGCGATCACCGACATCAACGACATCCGCTCGGCCCCGCCCACCACGGTCGTCCGCTGCGAGAACTGCCGCCGCATCCTGGTGCGCACGTCCGAGTCCGGTCTGTAG
- a CDS encoding Nif3-like dinuclear metal center hexameric protein — MPRLSEVIAALETLWPAERAESWDAVGTVVGDPGQEVSRVLFAVDPVQEIAEEAVRLGADLLVTHHPLYLRGTTTVAASTFKGRVVHTLIKNDVALHVAHTNADSADPGVSDALAGALDLRVVGPLVPDPTDGDGRRGLGRVCELDHPVTVRELAARAAERLPATAQGIRVAGDPEALVRTVAVSGGSGDSLFGQVRAAGVDAFLTADLRHHPVSEFVAAGAHRPLALLDAAHWATEWPWCELAASQLDEISDRRGWDLRVHVSRTVTDPWTAHAASDPTSSSTGAPN; from the coding sequence GTGCCCCGTCTGTCTGAAGTCATCGCCGCGCTCGAGACCCTGTGGCCCGCCGAGCGGGCCGAGTCCTGGGACGCGGTCGGCACGGTCGTGGGCGATCCCGGGCAGGAGGTCTCCCGGGTGCTGTTCGCGGTCGACCCCGTCCAGGAGATCGCCGAGGAGGCCGTGAGACTCGGCGCCGATCTGCTCGTCACCCACCACCCGCTGTATCTGCGCGGGACGACGACCGTCGCGGCGTCCACGTTCAAGGGCCGCGTCGTGCACACCCTCATCAAGAACGACGTCGCCCTGCACGTCGCCCACACCAACGCCGACAGCGCCGACCCCGGAGTCAGCGACGCCCTCGCGGGCGCCCTCGACCTGCGGGTCGTGGGCCCCCTCGTGCCGGACCCGACCGACGGCGACGGCCGTCGCGGTCTCGGGCGCGTCTGCGAACTCGACCACCCGGTCACCGTCCGCGAACTCGCCGCCCGCGCCGCCGAGCGGCTGCCCGCCACCGCGCAGGGCATCCGCGTGGCAGGCGACCCGGAGGCGCTCGTGCGGACCGTGGCCGTCAGCGGCGGCTCCGGCGACAGCCTCTTCGGGCAGGTCCGCGCGGCCGGCGTCGACGCCTTCCTCACCGCGGACCTGCGCCACCACCCGGTGTCCGAGTTCGTCGCGGCCGGCGCCCACCGTCCTCTCGCGCTGCTCGACGCGGCGCACTGGGCCACCGAGTGGCCCTGGTGCGAGCTGGCCGCGTCCCAGCTCGACGAGATCTCCGACCGGCGCGGATGGGACCTCCGGGTCCACGTCTCCCGCACGGTCACCGACCCCTGGACCGCCCACGCGGCGTCCGACCCCACCTCTAGCTCAACGGGAGCCCCCAACTGA
- a CDS encoding 3-oxoacyl-ACP reductase → MSRPLEGLSAIVTGAGRGLGRAEALELARLGASVVVNDFGQPGRDGSGEASAGPAEEVAREIREAGGAALAHTGDVADFAQARQLVDTAIAAFGKLDVLVNNAGILRDRMVFSMAEEEWDAVVRVHLKGHFNTTRFAAAHWRERSKASGAPVYGRIVNTSSEAFLAGSAGQPNYAAAKGGIVGLTTSTALALAKYGVTANVICPRARTRMTEDVFAGLSGPEGGGLDPLAPEHVAPLVGYLASPAAARINGQLLVVHGGMVAVVERPRVRAKFDSKEDVFGFEELDAVLGAHFAQRPPGETFAAAEVLGLRRGDGDGDGDDT, encoded by the coding sequence GTGTCCCGGCCGCTCGAGGGGCTGTCGGCGATCGTCACCGGCGCCGGGCGGGGGCTCGGCCGGGCCGAGGCGCTGGAACTGGCCCGGCTGGGCGCGTCCGTCGTCGTCAACGACTTCGGGCAGCCCGGCCGCGACGGTTCGGGCGAGGCGTCGGCCGGTCCCGCCGAGGAGGTGGCCCGCGAGATCCGGGAGGCGGGCGGCGCCGCGCTCGCCCACACCGGGGACGTCGCCGACTTCGCCCAGGCCCGGCAGCTCGTCGACACGGCGATCGCCGCGTTCGGCAAGCTCGACGTGCTCGTCAACAACGCGGGCATCCTGCGCGACCGCATGGTCTTCTCGATGGCCGAGGAGGAGTGGGACGCGGTCGTCCGGGTCCACCTCAAGGGCCACTTCAACACGACCCGGTTCGCCGCCGCGCACTGGCGTGAGCGGTCCAAGGCGTCGGGGGCGCCGGTGTACGGACGGATCGTGAACACCTCGTCGGAGGCGTTCCTCGCCGGGTCGGCCGGACAGCCCAACTACGCGGCGGCCAAGGGCGGGATCGTCGGGCTGACGACGTCCACGGCGCTCGCGCTCGCCAAGTACGGGGTGACGGCCAACGTCATCTGCCCGCGCGCCCGCACCCGGATGACGGAGGACGTCTTCGCCGGGCTGTCCGGACCCGAGGGCGGCGGGCTCGACCCGCTCGCCCCCGAGCACGTCGCCCCGCTGGTCGGCTATCTGGCCTCGCCGGCCGCCGCGCGGATCAACGGGCAGCTGCTGGTGGTGCACGGCGGCATGGTCGCCGTCGTCGAACGGCCGCGTGTGCGCGCGAAGTTCGACAGCAAGGAGGACGTGTTCGGCTTCGAGGAGCTGGACGCCGTGCTCGGCGCGCACTTCGCACAGCGCCCGCCCGGGGAGACGTTCGCGGCGGCGGAGGTACTGGGCCTGCGCCGCGGCGACGGCGACGGCGACGGCGACGACACGTAG
- a CDS encoding Zn-dependent alcohol dehydrogenase, producing MRAAVLHEIGQDKLEVLDDVEAVGFGPGRVRIRVRATGLCHSDLSAMSGVLPQPAPFVPGHEGAGEILEVGEGVTRVKPGDRVVVCWLPACGACPACRRGQTELCLAGFMNAGTPNFRRPGGDVFGFAGTGTFAEEVVVDAGCAVPIPDDVPFDIAALIGCGVTTGLGAALNTADVEAGSSVAVIGCGGVGISAIQGARLKGAAEIVAVDPVASRREAALNFGATKAVSPEGLPGAKQLVTGGEGFDYVFEVVGRSSTARTAYENTRRGGTLVVVGAGAMDDCLQLNMFELFFDEKRILPSMYGGGDVLRSYERTISLWRAGRIDLSGLITHRVALAEINEALDQMRTGAALRTCIEI from the coding sequence ATGCGCGCAGCCGTACTGCACGAGATCGGTCAGGACAAGCTGGAGGTCCTCGACGACGTCGAGGCGGTGGGCTTCGGCCCCGGCCGGGTCAGGATCCGGGTGCGGGCCACCGGGCTGTGCCACTCGGACCTCTCCGCGATGAGCGGGGTGCTGCCGCAGCCCGCGCCGTTCGTGCCCGGTCACGAGGGCGCGGGCGAGATCCTGGAGGTCGGGGAGGGAGTCACCCGGGTGAAGCCCGGCGACCGGGTGGTCGTCTGCTGGCTGCCGGCCTGCGGAGCGTGCCCCGCGTGCAGGCGCGGCCAGACCGAACTGTGCCTGGCCGGGTTCATGAACGCCGGCACGCCCAACTTCCGCCGCCCCGGCGGGGACGTCTTCGGCTTCGCCGGCACCGGGACCTTCGCCGAGGAGGTCGTCGTCGACGCCGGCTGCGCGGTCCCCATCCCCGACGACGTCCCCTTCGACATCGCCGCGCTCATCGGATGCGGCGTGACGACCGGACTGGGCGCCGCGCTCAACACGGCGGACGTGGAGGCCGGTTCGTCGGTCGCCGTCATCGGCTGCGGGGGCGTCGGCATCTCCGCGATCCAGGGCGCGCGGCTCAAGGGCGCCGCCGAGATCGTCGCCGTCGACCCGGTCGCCTCACGGCGGGAGGCCGCGCTGAACTTCGGTGCCACGAAGGCCGTTTCACCGGAAGGGCTGCCCGGAGCGAAGCAACTCGTCACGGGCGGCGAGGGGTTCGACTACGTCTTCGAGGTCGTCGGCCGCTCCTCGACCGCGCGCACCGCCTACGAGAACACCCGGCGCGGCGGCACCCTCGTCGTGGTCGGCGCGGGCGCCATGGACGACTGCCTCCAGCTCAACATGTTCGAGCTGTTCTTCGACGAGAAGCGGATCCTGCCCTCGATGTACGGCGGCGGCGACGTCCTGCGCTCCTACGAGCGGACGATCTCCCTGTGGCGGGCCGGCCGGATCGACCTGTCGGGCCTGATCACGCACCGGGTGGCGCTCGCCGAGATCAACGAGGCCCTCGACCAGATGCGTACCGGGGCCGCGCTCCGTACGTGCATCGAGATCTGA
- a CDS encoding MaoC/PaaZ C-terminal domain-containing protein, with product MPIDAAKALAAEPRTGEIAWDRRDVQLYHLGIGAGVPATDPDELRYTLESRLHVLPSFATVAGSGSPGVISSLSMPGVEVDLARVLHGGQRLEIHRPLPVEGRATATGHIAAVYDKGKAAVLVMRTEAADADGPLWTNDAQIYVRGEGGWGGDRGPSARPGPPAGDPDKEVERAVREDQALLYRLSGDYNPLHADPDFAKSAGFDRPILHGLCTYGITLKAVVDTLLDGDVTRVRGYATRFAGVVFPGETLRIRMWRGEGSVRVTVGAVQRDDAPVLVDTVVEHA from the coding sequence ATGCCCATCGACGCAGCCAAGGCGCTCGCCGCCGAACCCCGGACCGGCGAGATCGCCTGGGACCGCCGGGACGTCCAGCTGTACCACCTCGGCATCGGCGCGGGCGTCCCCGCCACCGACCCCGACGAACTGCGGTACACGCTGGAGTCGCGCCTGCACGTCCTGCCGAGCTTCGCCACGGTCGCGGGGTCCGGATCGCCCGGGGTGATCAGCAGTCTGTCCATGCCCGGCGTCGAGGTCGACCTCGCCCGCGTCCTGCACGGCGGCCAGCGCCTGGAGATCCACCGGCCCCTCCCGGTCGAGGGCCGCGCCACCGCCACCGGGCACATCGCGGCCGTGTACGACAAGGGCAAGGCCGCCGTCCTCGTCATGCGGACCGAGGCCGCCGACGCGGACGGACCGCTGTGGACCAACGACGCGCAGATCTACGTCCGCGGCGAGGGCGGCTGGGGCGGCGACCGCGGCCCTTCCGCCCGGCCCGGCCCGCCCGCCGGCGATCCCGACAAGGAGGTGGAGCGGGCCGTCCGCGAGGACCAGGCGCTCCTCTACCGCCTCTCCGGCGACTACAACCCGCTGCACGCCGACCCGGACTTCGCGAAGTCCGCCGGTTTCGACCGGCCCATCCTGCACGGCCTGTGCACCTACGGGATCACGCTCAAGGCGGTCGTCGACACGCTGCTCGACGGGGACGTCACGAGGGTGCGCGGTTACGCGACGCGGTTCGCCGGGGTGGTCTTCCCGGGGGAGACCCTGCGCATCCGGATGTGGCGCGGCGAGGGGTCGGTCCGGGTGACGGTCGGGGCCGTGCAGCGGGACGACGCGCCGGTCCTCGTCGACACGGTCGTCGAGCACGCCTGA
- a CDS encoding response regulator transcription factor yields MPRPHRPAKSIRVLLAEDQGMMRGALALLLGLEPDIEVVAQVGAGDVIVDAALLHRPDIALLDIELPGMSGLDAAAELREQAPDCRVLILTTFGRPGYLRRAMEAGAAGFLVKDGPVEELAAAIRRVLTGETVVDPALAAAALSAGPDPLTARERDVLKASVDGATVADIAARLHLSESTVRNYLSSAIGKTGTRNRMEAMREARQQGWL; encoded by the coding sequence ATGCCCCGCCCTCACCGCCCCGCCAAGTCGATCAGGGTGCTGCTCGCGGAGGACCAGGGGATGATGCGCGGCGCGCTGGCCCTGCTGCTGGGCCTCGAACCCGACATCGAGGTGGTCGCCCAGGTGGGCGCGGGCGACGTGATCGTCGACGCGGCCCTCCTGCACCGCCCCGACATCGCGCTCCTCGACATCGAACTGCCGGGCATGAGCGGTCTGGACGCGGCCGCCGAGCTGCGGGAACAGGCCCCCGACTGCCGGGTGCTGATCCTGACGACGTTCGGCCGGCCCGGCTATCTGCGCCGGGCGATGGAGGCCGGGGCAGCGGGCTTCCTGGTCAAGGACGGTCCCGTGGAGGAGCTGGCGGCGGCGATCCGCCGGGTGCTGACCGGCGAGACGGTCGTCGACCCGGCGCTGGCCGCCGCCGCGCTGAGCGCCGGTCCCGATCCGCTGACCGCCCGTGAGCGCGACGTCCTGAAGGCGTCCGTCGACGGCGCGACGGTCGCCGACATCGCCGCACGGCTGCACCTGTCGGAGTCCACGGTCCGCAACTACCTGTCCTCCGCCATCGGCAAGACGGGCACGCGCAACCGCATGGAGGCGATGCGCGAGGCCCGGCAGCAGGGCTGGCTGTAG
- a CDS encoding class I SAM-dependent methyltransferase, whose protein sequence is MTATPATVAPEREILAAFEAAKGFMPVDEGLALYAAAVEAGALGLPLLEVGTYCGRSTILLADAARRAGVSALTLDHHRGSEEQQPGWEYHDPETVDPEIGLMDTLPAFRRTLHRAGLEEHVVALVGRSPQIAAFWNSPLGLVFVDGGHTDEHASADYEGWAPHVAEGGLLVIHDVFPDPVDEFTGQAPYRVYLRALESGAFTEVSATGSLRVLRRAGGTGGAVAEAVEAAGL, encoded by the coding sequence ATGACCGCGACCCCCGCGACCGTTGCGCCCGAGCGCGAGATCCTGGCCGCGTTCGAGGCGGCCAAGGGGTTCATGCCCGTGGACGAGGGACTCGCGCTGTACGCGGCCGCCGTCGAGGCGGGCGCGCTCGGGCTGCCGCTGCTGGAGGTCGGCACCTACTGCGGACGGTCCACGATCCTGCTCGCGGACGCCGCCCGCCGGGCCGGGGTGAGCGCCCTGACGCTCGACCACCACCGAGGCAGCGAGGAGCAGCAGCCCGGCTGGGAGTACCACGACCCGGAGACGGTCGACCCGGAGATCGGCCTGATGGACACACTGCCCGCCTTCCGCCGGACCCTGCACCGGGCGGGCCTGGAGGAGCACGTGGTCGCGCTCGTCGGACGGTCGCCGCAGATCGCCGCGTTCTGGAACTCGCCCCTCGGGCTCGTCTTCGTGGACGGCGGCCACACCGACGAGCACGCGAGCGCCGACTACGAGGGCTGGGCGCCGCACGTCGCCGAGGGCGGACTCCTCGTCATCCACGACGTGTTCCCGGACCCGGTCGACGAGTTCACCGGCCAGGCCCCCTACCGCGTCTACCTGCGCGCCCTGGAGTCCGGGGCCTTCACCGAGGTCTCGGCCACCGGCTCGCTGCGCGTGCTGCGCCGCGCGGGCGGCACGGGCGGCGCGGTCGCCGAGGCCGTCGAGGCCGCCGGACTGTAG
- a CDS encoding MFS transporter: MTHTTTDRPTREASGAVVPVLAFAGIVVAVMQTLLVPVIKDLPQLLGTAPSNATWVLTSTLLSGAVATPIMGRLGDLFGKRRMLIASLAVMVVGALVSALTSDLLTMIAGRTLQGFAMGAIPLGIGLMRDMLPREKLGSAMALMSSSIGVGGGLALPLAALIAQHADWHALFYGAAGLGVLAIVLTLLVVPESPARAEGTFDVAGAIGLTIGLVLFLLPITKGSDWGWTSGTTLGLFAAAAVVLVLWGVMELRVKAPLVDLRTTARPAVLFTNLASIMVGVSFYVVSLVLPQLLQLPKATGYGLGQSMVVAGLLVAPLGLTMMVTAPVYARLSAKYGPKFTLILGMLIIAIGYGAGLGLMSAAWQSLVIAVVLGAGIGLAYSSLPALIVGAVPASETGAANGLNTLMRSIGTSVSSAVIGMVLANTANDVGGVAVPTMHGFRVSFLIATAAVAVGLVLALFLPRQQRPSAVPQLRASSEEDANLERAEQALRGFRGRVLDAGGAPVARAKVTLIDRRGRQAGATLSQDDGSYALAVPAQGAYVLAAKAAGHGPLASSATHAGDERPVDLDLALPGETVNA; this comes from the coding sequence ATGACGCACACGACCACCGATCGGCCGACCCGCGAGGCGAGCGGAGCCGTGGTACCGGTCCTCGCCTTCGCGGGCATCGTGGTCGCGGTGATGCAGACCCTGCTGGTCCCCGTCATCAAGGACCTGCCGCAGCTCCTGGGCACCGCGCCCAGCAACGCCACCTGGGTCCTGACCTCGACCCTGCTGTCGGGGGCCGTGGCCACCCCGATCATGGGCCGCCTCGGCGACCTGTTCGGCAAGCGGCGCATGCTGATAGCCAGCCTCGCCGTGATGGTCGTCGGCGCGCTGGTCAGCGCGCTCACCAGCGACCTGCTCACCATGATCGCCGGGCGCACCCTCCAGGGCTTCGCCATGGGCGCGATCCCGCTCGGCATCGGCCTGATGCGGGACATGCTGCCCCGCGAGAAGCTCGGCTCGGCGATGGCCCTGATGAGCTCCTCGATCGGCGTCGGCGGCGGCCTCGCGCTGCCGCTCGCGGCCCTGATCGCCCAGCACGCCGACTGGCACGCCCTGTTCTACGGCGCCGCCGGCCTCGGCGTGCTCGCCATCGTCCTCACCCTCCTCGTCGTCCCCGAGTCGCCGGCGCGCGCCGAGGGCACCTTCGACGTCGCGGGCGCGATCGGCCTCACCATCGGTCTCGTCCTCTTCCTGCTGCCCATCACCAAGGGCAGCGACTGGGGCTGGACCTCCGGCACCACCCTCGGCCTGTTCGCCGCCGCCGCCGTCGTCCTCGTCCTGTGGGGCGTGATGGAGCTGCGCGTGAAGGCGCCGCTGGTCGACCTGCGCACCACGGCCCGTCCGGCCGTCCTGTTCACCAACCTGGCCTCGATCATGGTCGGCGTCTCGTTCTACGTCGTCTCCCTGGTCCTGCCGCAGCTGCTCCAGCTCCCGAAGGCCACCGGCTACGGCCTCGGCCAGTCGATGGTCGTCGCCGGACTGCTGGTCGCGCCGCTCGGCCTGACGATGATGGTCACCGCGCCCGTCTACGCCCGGCTGTCCGCCAAGTACGGCCCCAAGTTCACCCTGATCCTGGGCATGCTGATCATCGCGATCGGCTACGGCGCGGGCCTCGGGCTGATGAGCGCCGCCTGGCAGAGCCTCGTCATCGCGGTCGTCCTCGGCGCGGGCATCGGCCTCGCCTACTCCTCGCTGCCCGCGCTGATCGTCGGCGCGGTCCCGGCCTCCGAGACCGGCGCCGCCAACGGCCTCAACACCCTGATGCGCTCCATCGGCACGTCGGTGTCCAGCGCCGTCATCGGCATGGTGCTGGCCAACACCGCGAACGACGTCGGCGGCGTCGCCGTCCCGACCATGCACGGCTTCCGCGTGTCCTTCCTGATCGCCACGGCCGCCGTCGCGGTGGGCCTCGTCCTCGCCCTGTTCCTGCCCCGGCAGCAGCGTCCGTCGGCCGTGCCGCAGCTGCGCGCCAGCAGCGAGGAGGACGCCAACCTGGAGCGCGCCGAGCAGGCCCTGCGGGGCTTCCGCGGCCGGGTCCTGGACGCCGGCGGCGCCCCGGTCGCCCGCGCCAAGGTCACCCTCATCGACCGCCGCGGCCGCCAGGCGGGCGCCACCCTCTCGCAGGATGACGGCAGCTACGCCCTCGCGGTCCCGGCCCAGGGCGCCTACGTCCTCGCCGCGAAGGCCGCGGGCCACGGCCCGCTCGCCAGCTCCGCGACCCACGCGGGCGACGAGCGGCCCGTCGACCTGGACCTGGCCCTGCCGGGCGAGACGGTCAACGCCTGA
- a CDS encoding TetR/AcrR family transcriptional regulator encodes MTRVTSELPEPPEQPEPPDDSEPPRAAVPPVDSEPPAASGAVGSRSSAAAAAAAAGPVSRRARPAKAPLSRELIVRTGLAILDREGLDALTMRRVARELDTGPASLYVYVAHREDLMAAMLDEALALVPLTAPGTWREQLRALVAAGVEAMGRHEGLAAVALGAIPTGDNALLVLDRVLALLKQGGLDDVTAAWAVDLLYLHMAAAAAEHSARASRGGDESGVVADAERRYAALPADRYPTITALRPALFSSGDRDSWGLDVLLNGILGTPAR; translated from the coding sequence GTGACCCGCGTGACCTCCGAACTTCCCGAGCCGCCCGAGCAGCCCGAGCCGCCCGACGACTCCGAGCCGCCCCGGGCCGCTGTGCCGCCGGTGGACTCCGAGCCGCCCGCGGCCTCGGGGGCCGTCGGCTCGCGGTCGTCCGCCGCCGCCGCCGCGGCGGCCGCCGGGCCGGTCAGCCGGCGTGCGCGGCCGGCGAAGGCGCCTCTCAGCCGGGAGCTGATCGTGCGCACGGGGCTGGCCATCCTCGACCGCGAGGGCCTGGACGCGCTCACCATGCGCCGGGTCGCCAGGGAGCTGGACACCGGGCCCGCCTCCCTCTACGTCTATGTCGCCCACCGCGAGGACCTGATGGCGGCGATGCTGGACGAGGCGCTCGCGCTGGTCCCGCTCACCGCGCCGGGCACCTGGCGCGAGCAGTTGCGGGCCCTGGTCGCGGCGGGCGTCGAGGCGATGGGCCGGCACGAGGGGCTGGCCGCCGTCGCGCTCGGCGCGATCCCCACCGGCGACAACGCCCTGCTCGTCCTCGACCGCGTGCTCGCCCTCCTCAAGCAGGGGGGCCTGGACGACGTCACCGCCGCCTGGGCCGTCGATCTGCTCTACCTCCACATGGCCGCGGCCGCCGCCGAACACAGCGCCCGCGCCTCGCGGGGCGGCGACGAGAGCGGCGTCGTGGCGGACGCCGAACGCCGGTACGCGGCCCTGCCCGCCGACCGCTACCCGACGATCACCGCGTTGCGGCCCGCCCTGTTCTCGTCCGGCGACCGGGACTCCTGGGGTCTGGACGTGCTGCTGAACGGCATCCTGGGGACGCCGGCCCGCTGA